The Synchiropus splendidus isolate RoL2022-P1 chromosome 1, RoL_Sspl_1.0, whole genome shotgun sequence genome includes a window with the following:
- the rxfp3.2b gene encoding relaxin family peptide receptor 3.2b codes for MMMCDQGSASAWLNGTGVHTPQPCEEKILLEENTGNCSGGSTSNFSLHCWLQLLTKESIVEFQGDNSSLLVRVMIACVYSVVCALGLVGNSLALYLLHSRYRQKQSSINCFVMGLAVTDLQFVLTLPFWAVDTALDFRWPFGRVMCKIISSVTIMNMYASVFFLTAMSVARYYSIASALKMHSRRAAAARAKWTSLAIWAVSLLATLPHAIYSTSVQVSDEELCLVRFPDSGNWDPQLLLGLYQLQKVLLGFLIPLIIIIVCYLLLLRIVLNRRIAGSAGPEVEQGRQRRRSKVTRSIIIVVLSFFLCWLPNQALTLWGVLIKFDIVPFSNAFYNAQAYAFPLTVCLAHTNSCLNPVLYCLFRREFRAGLTEILLHATPSVRRLTQHLRRKSKVAEAPPVLVLVQMDV; via the coding sequence ATGATGATGTGTGATCAGGGGAGCGCATCCGCGTGGCTCAATGGCACTGGAGTTCACACTCCACAGCCATGTGAGGAGAAAATACTACTGGAGGAGAATACTGGGAACTGTAGCGGCGGTTCCACCAGCAACTTTTCACTCCACTGCTGGCTCCAACTGCTGACCAAGGAATCTATCGTGGAGTTTCAAGGTGACAACTCCAGTTTACTGGTGCGTGTGATGATAGCGTGTGTCTACTCAGTAGTTTGTGCCCTCGGGCTAGTTGGGAACTCACTGGCTCTCTATCTGCTGCATTCACGTTACAGGCAGAAGCAATCATCCATCAACTGTTTTGTTATGGGACTGGCTGTCACAGACCTGCAGTTTGTTCTGACCTTGCCTTTCTGGGCTGTGGACACTGCCCTGGACTTCCGCTGGCCATTTGGCAGGGTCATGTGCAAAATAATCAGCTCGGTCACCATCATGAACATGTACGCGAGCGTTTTCTTCCTCACCGCAATGAGCGTGGCGCGTTACTATTCAATCGCTTCGGCGCTCAAGATGCACAGCCGGAGGGCGGCTGCTGCGCGGGCCAAGTGGACGAGTCTGGCCATATGGGCAGTTTCTCTTTTGGCCACATTACCTCATGCCATCTATTCAACAAGTGTCCAGGTTTCTGATGAAGAACTTTGCCTTGTTCGCTTCCCAGACTCAGGCAACTGGGATCCGCAGCTTCTCTTGGGCTTGTACCAGCTTCAGAAGGTCCTGCTGGGCTTCCTGATTCCCCTCATCATCATAATAGTCTGCTACCTACTTCTGTTGCGGATCGTCCTCAACCGTCGCATCGCAGGATCAGCAGGACCAGAGGTGGAGCAGGGCCGGCAAAGGAGGCGCTCCAAAGTGACCAGATCAATCATCATTGTCGTCCTCTCCTTTTTTCTGTGTTGGCTTCCCAACCAAGCGCTGACTCTTTGGGGTGTGCTCATTAAATTTGACATTGTGCCCTTCAGCAATGCCTTTTACAATGCGCAGGCCTATGCTTTTCCTCTGACAGTCTGTCTGGCACACACCAACAGCTGCCTCAACCCGGTGCTCTACTGTCTATTCCGACGGGAGTTTCGAGCTGGACTCACTGAAATTTTGCTCCACGCCACACCGTCAGTCCGAAGACTGACCCAACATCTGAGACGCAAGTCAAAAGTAGCAGAGGCTCCACCCGTCCTGGTTCTGGTCCAAATGGATGTCTGA